A single region of the Selenomonas sp. oral taxon 920 genome encodes:
- a CDS encoding AAA family ATPase encodes MDSIKILRIRYENIPLFHDGCFEFSLMAEDRVSDPTQVFQLRRNLYTQKLSALVGINASGKTSVLKLIYLAMSIVLERGSLNTLVYDKSLLQDETKITIDFCHGDSCYELHSIIGKRAPSRSMGTELYFKEEQLFKKPLASIKSKKDALYFNQTRLALQRSQLPKDALGFLKFDDSIVISIMTDRQLPAVRSLITFTNNNALMLYGQSASEVLHAFDSNLEMLSSSMIDNNISYTIKFKSDPRTFHVTSEWGLNNLISSGTIKGQNIMMLIEDVLQTGGYLIVDELENHMNKELVRMITDIFKNERINKHGACLIFSTHYAEILDFMDRKDNIYITRRNQTDTSIELLNYASEVKRNDVKKSDVILSNYIEGTAPSYESIQALEDYLCSKMD; translated from the coding sequence ATGGATTCTATCAAAATACTCCGTATACGGTATGAGAATATCCCGCTGTTTCACGATGGCTGCTTTGAGTTTAGCCTTATGGCAGAAGATCGTGTTTCTGACCCTACACAGGTGTTTCAGCTCCGCAGAAATCTCTATACGCAGAAACTCAGTGCACTTGTCGGTATTAACGCTTCTGGCAAGACATCGGTACTAAAGCTGATTTATCTCGCCATGTCGATCGTCTTGGAACGAGGAAGCCTCAATACTCTCGTTTATGATAAATCACTCCTTCAGGACGAAACAAAAATCACCATAGATTTTTGTCACGGGGATAGTTGCTATGAGCTGCATTCCATAATTGGAAAAAGAGCCCCTTCCCGCAGTATGGGAACAGAGCTTTATTTCAAGGAGGAGCAACTTTTCAAAAAGCCACTTGCATCAATCAAATCAAAGAAAGACGCATTATATTTCAATCAAACAAGACTTGCTCTCCAACGTTCACAATTGCCAAAGGACGCATTGGGGTTCTTAAAATTTGACGACAGCATCGTTATCAGCATCATGACAGATCGTCAATTGCCAGCAGTAAGATCACTGATCACATTTACAAACAATAACGCCCTTATGCTATACGGGCAATCCGCCTCTGAGGTTCTTCACGCTTTTGATTCGAACTTAGAGATGCTTTCCTCCTCTATGATAGACAACAATATATCCTATACCATAAAATTCAAAAGTGATCCTCGGACGTTTCATGTGACAAGTGAATGGGGACTAAACAATCTCATTTCCTCCGGCACAATCAAGGGGCAGAACATCATGATGCTCATTGAGGATGTTCTTCAAACAGGCGGGTATCTCATCGTTGATGAGCTTGAGAATCACATGAACAAAGAGCTCGTTCGTATGATTACGGACATCTTCAAAAATGAGCGCATCAACAAGCACGGCGCGTGCCTGATTTTCTCCACGCATTATGCAGAAATCCTCGATTTTATGGATCGCAAGGATAACATCTACATCACGCGCCGTAATCAGACAGATACCTCAATCGAGCTTCTGAACTACGCATCCGAAGTCAAGCGGAATGACGTTAAGAAAAGCGATGTAATCCTCTCGAACTATATTGAGGGTACCGCGCCATCCTACGAGAGCATTCAGGCGTTGGAGGACTATCTATGCAGCAAGATGGATTAA
- a CDS encoding TonB-dependent copper receptor encodes MTRSPRRLALLGITLSAACFGAHAYAAQTMTDTHSSTTDMQGMTSSPAADGMYVFTLDEVIVTGYRVATPLTLSTDPQRPRQPIPAADGAGYLKTIPGFSVVRKGGLGGDPMMRGMGGSRMVMDMNGGMMSGGCPNRMDPTSTYAFPETFSRIIVNKGPQSVRYGASVAGSVIFERETKRFEKPGVRGSVSVLGASNHRLDELTDVAAGDTKGYARIIQTRSYARDYADGNGHRIHSGYGRHSLTGIVGLTPDPDTLFEVSYDRSRGWAKYAHGMMDGSQFDRDSCAVKFERAHLSPVVEKFTLNFNNDTIDHIMDNYTFRPGGMMGTEVKREQYGVRAAFDLRFSPRTSAAVGIDLRRDAHSFAEAHKRRKGSFNNDMDINSFGIFLEYSRDLTERSSLFTGLRYDRTETDYHNALFRNPMGMLTRSLVPGSASDHAVSGFIRWENTAKKQPLTFYVGLGHAERPADYWEAYHTWAAYSNRVNGQTASPSATRPATEKNTQLDLGWVYTSEKTNANLSLYYAHIDDFILRKPQIGMGPTARTPYTNVDARLYGFEAEYTRIVSPRWTLGASLAYTRGDDRTNNTALPQIAPLEATLTAKYSHKKLETNAVWRLVSCQNRFHKGYGSVTGTDYGPTGGFGIFSLSLAYRPDENLTFSLGVDNLFNKTYAEFVNYSEAAIASLGIPAGGHITEPGRTFWFKSSYKF; translated from the coding sequence ATGACCCGATCCCCCCGCCGCCTTGCCCTGCTCGGCATTACACTCAGCGCAGCATGTTTTGGAGCGCACGCCTACGCGGCTCAGACCATGACCGATACGCACAGCAGTACGACAGATATGCAGGGCATGACGAGCAGCCCCGCTGCCGACGGGATGTACGTATTCACCCTTGACGAGGTCATCGTCACGGGCTACCGCGTGGCAACGCCGCTCACCCTCTCCACCGATCCGCAGCGGCCGCGTCAACCCATCCCCGCCGCCGACGGCGCGGGCTACCTCAAGACCATCCCTGGCTTCTCCGTCGTCCGCAAGGGCGGGCTCGGTGGCGACCCGATGATGCGCGGCATGGGCGGCTCACGCATGGTGATGGATATGAACGGCGGCATGATGTCGGGCGGCTGTCCGAACCGCATGGATCCCACATCGACCTATGCGTTCCCCGAGACGTTCAGCCGCATCATCGTGAACAAGGGCCCGCAGAGTGTCCGCTACGGTGCGAGCGTCGCGGGCAGCGTCATCTTCGAGCGCGAGACGAAGCGCTTTGAAAAGCCCGGCGTGCGCGGCAGCGTCTCTGTCCTCGGCGCGTCGAACCACCGCCTTGACGAGCTGACCGATGTCGCGGCGGGCGATACAAAGGGCTACGCGCGCATCATCCAGACGCGCAGCTATGCGCGCGACTACGCGGACGGCAACGGTCACCGCATCCACTCGGGCTACGGCCGGCACAGCCTCACGGGCATCGTCGGACTCACCCCCGACCCCGATACCCTCTTCGAGGTCTCCTACGACCGCAGCCGCGGCTGGGCAAAGTACGCGCACGGCATGATGGACGGCAGCCAGTTCGACCGCGACAGCTGCGCCGTCAAATTCGAGCGCGCTCATCTCTCGCCTGTCGTGGAGAAGTTCACACTGAATTTCAACAACGATACAATCGACCACATCATGGACAACTACACGTTCCGCCCCGGCGGGATGATGGGAACGGAGGTCAAGCGCGAACAGTACGGTGTCCGTGCCGCCTTTGACCTGCGATTCTCACCGCGGACGAGCGCCGCCGTCGGCATTGACCTGCGCCGCGACGCACACAGCTTTGCCGAGGCGCACAAGCGGCGGAAGGGCTCGTTCAACAACGATATGGACATCAACAGTTTCGGCATCTTCCTTGAGTACAGCCGCGATCTCACGGAACGCAGCAGCCTGTTCACGGGGCTGCGCTACGACCGGACGGAGACAGACTATCACAACGCCCTGTTCCGCAATCCGATGGGGATGCTCACGCGCAGCCTCGTCCCCGGCAGTGCGAGCGATCATGCGGTCAGCGGCTTCATTCGCTGGGAGAACACCGCAAAGAAGCAGCCGCTCACGTTCTACGTCGGCCTCGGACACGCAGAGCGCCCCGCCGACTACTGGGAGGCGTACCACACATGGGCAGCATACAGCAACCGCGTGAACGGACAGACCGCCTCGCCCTCCGCGACGCGTCCCGCCACGGAGAAGAACACGCAGCTCGACCTCGGCTGGGTCTATACGAGCGAAAAGACGAACGCAAACCTCTCCCTTTACTACGCGCACATTGACGACTTCATCCTGCGCAAGCCGCAGATCGGCATGGGTCCCACGGCGCGCACCCCCTATACCAATGTGGACGCGCGTCTCTACGGATTTGAGGCGGAGTACACGCGCATCGTCTCCCCGCGCTGGACGCTCGGCGCATCGCTCGCCTACACGCGCGGCGACGACCGCACGAACAATACAGCGCTCCCGCAGATCGCCCCGCTCGAGGCGACGCTCACGGCGAAATACAGCCACAAGAAGCTGGAGACGAACGCCGTCTGGCGGCTCGTCAGCTGCCAGAACCGCTTCCACAAGGGCTACGGCAGCGTCACGGGCACGGACTACGGCCCGACGGGCGGCTTTGGCATCTTCTCCCTTAGCCTCGCCTACCGTCCCGACGAGAACCTGACGTTCTCCCTCGGTGTGGACAACCTCTTCAACAAGACCTACGCCGAGTTCGTCAACTACAGCGAGGCGGCAATCGCCTCCCTCGGCATCCCCGCCGGCGGCCACATCACAGAGCCCGGACGTACCTTTTGGTTCAAGAGCAGCTATAAATTCTGA
- a CDS encoding winged helix-turn-helix transcriptional regulator, with protein MVHHLEYNYFNTSKSRTDWKIYFVLLQAYFFSDDGATLEEIANTVGQSVKTVRTHIKSYPAERIAANKMRKAHRYKLSTAFIQELEALASRHTMP; from the coding sequence TTGGTACATCATCTTGAATATAACTACTTCAACACCTCAAAAAGCAGAACGGATTGGAAGATCTATTTTGTTCTCCTGCAGGCATATTTTTTCTCGGACGACGGAGCAACACTGGAAGAGATTGCAAATACGGTAGGACAAAGCGTAAAAACAGTCCGAACGCATATCAAGAGCTACCCTGCCGAACGCATCGCAGCCAATAAAATGCGGAAAGCGCACAGGTATAAACTTTCCACCGCCTTCATACAGGAGTTGGAAGCTCTTGCATCAAGACATACGATGCCATGA
- a CDS encoding LktC family protein, translating to MIEAAKTFEEYIKKENITGFQVREAGDDRNTVIFESEIEVEERRLPIVLIIDSTAYATIRIRLAQNAVDDTNAMLLTGWLMRQNQDSRLVKFYLTSDTTILADVVVPHNPDAFDPEVMVSVLRVFIRDITKLMPDLAMLLPEE from the coding sequence GTGATCGAAGCGGCCAAGACATTCGAGGAGTATATCAAAAAGGAAAACATTACGGGCTTTCAGGTACGCGAGGCGGGCGACGACCGCAATACCGTGATCTTTGAGAGTGAGATCGAGGTGGAGGAGCGGCGGCTGCCTATCGTCCTTATCATCGACTCCACGGCGTACGCCACCATCCGCATCCGTCTCGCGCAGAATGCCGTCGACGATACGAACGCCATGCTCCTCACGGGCTGGCTCATGCGGCAGAATCAGGACAGCCGCCTTGTCAAGTTCTACCTCACCTCCGACACCACCATCCTCGCCGACGTCGTCGTCCCGCACAATCCCGACGCGTTCGACCCCGAGGTCATGGTCAGCGTCCTTCGCGTCTTCATCCGCGACATCACGAAGCTCATGCCGGATCTCGCCATGCTCCTGCCCGAGGAGTAA
- a CDS encoding phosphoribosylaminoimidazolecarboxamide formyltransferase — MNEIALKYGCNPNQTPARVYADGGLPFTVLNGRPGYINLLDALNSWQLVRELKDMSGLPAAASFKHVSPAGAALGLPLSDTLAHATHAAGRDLSPVACAYVRARGADRMSSYGDFAAVSDICDESLAEFLRGEVSDGIIAPGYTEKALEILKSKRKGSYLILQMDESYAPPALERKDVYGITFEQQRNDVHITEDCLTDRPTANKDIPDAARRDLLLALITLKYTQSNSVCYAVDGQAIGVGAGQQSRVHCTRLAGNKADIWQLRQSPQVLALPFKTDVRRPDRDNAIDVYAAGDEDDYALLTADWQRLFTEKPAPFTRAEKRDYLRTIKGVALGSDAFFPFGDNVERARQSGVSYIAQSGGSIRDDNVIETCDKYGIAMAMTHIRLFHH; from the coding sequence ATGAACGAAATCGCACTGAAATACGGCTGCAACCCGAACCAGACGCCCGCACGCGTTTACGCGGACGGCGGTCTGCCCTTCACCGTCCTCAACGGGCGCCCCGGCTACATCAATCTGCTCGATGCACTGAACAGCTGGCAGCTCGTCCGCGAGCTGAAGGACATGTCGGGTCTGCCCGCCGCCGCCTCGTTCAAGCACGTCAGCCCCGCAGGAGCCGCGCTCGGTCTCCCGCTCAGTGACACGCTCGCGCATGCGACCCATGCCGCAGGACGCGACCTCTCGCCTGTGGCGTGTGCCTATGTGCGTGCCCGCGGCGCGGACCGCATGAGCTCCTACGGCGACTTTGCCGCCGTCTCGGACATCTGTGACGAGAGCCTCGCGGAGTTCCTGCGCGGCGAGGTGTCCGACGGCATCATCGCACCGGGGTATACGGAGAAAGCACTTGAAATCCTAAAGAGCAAACGCAAGGGCAGCTATCTCATCCTCCAAATGGACGAGAGCTACGCGCCGCCCGCGCTGGAACGCAAGGATGTGTACGGCATCACCTTCGAGCAGCAGCGCAACGACGTACACATCACAGAGGACTGCCTGACCGACCGCCCGACGGCGAACAAAGACATCCCCGATGCCGCGCGCCGCGATCTCCTGCTCGCCCTCATCACGCTGAAGTATACGCAGTCCAATTCGGTCTGCTACGCCGTCGACGGACAGGCGATCGGTGTCGGCGCAGGGCAGCAGTCACGCGTCCACTGCACGCGTCTCGCGGGGAACAAGGCGGACATCTGGCAGCTGCGCCAAAGCCCGCAGGTGCTCGCCCTCCCGTTCAAGACCGATGTGCGCCGCCCCGACCGTGACAACGCCATCGACGTTTATGCGGCGGGCGACGAGGACGACTATGCCCTGCTCACGGCGGACTGGCAGCGGCTCTTTACCGAGAAGCCCGCTCCCTTTACGCGTGCGGAAAAACGCGATTATCTCCGCACCATCAAGGGGGTCGCACTCGGCTCGGACGCATTCTTCCCGTTCGGCGACAATGTGGAGCGTGCCCGCCAGAGCGGCGTCTCCTACATCGCGCAGAGCGGCGGCTCCATCCGCGACGACAACGTCATTGAGACGTGCGACAAGTACGGCATTGCAATGGCGATGACCCACATCCGCCTCTTCCATCACTGA